The following DNA comes from Flammeovirgaceae bacterium.
GCCTCCACCTGGCCCACTACCACGATGCATTGTTGTTCATCATTGCTCATCCCGCCAATCACCAGCAACGGTCAATGGCCGAAAAAGAATTATCTCGCATCTCTTCCCGCCTTAAAAAGGCGTCCGCCACAGCCCGCGTACCGCTGGCCAATACTGGATTGCCCTACACCTCCATGGTATCGTCTTACTCGCATGATTGCCTTGCATGGCTGAACGCCCAGGAGTATTGCAGCCTGGAACTCATTGGACAATCGGGTTTTTCTTTGAACGAAGTTCTCGTCCATACCCTGCCTTCGCTAGAGCGCAGCTATACCACCGCAGGATACAACAACGAGGAGTTGCTTGAAGTGCTGGGGGTAAAAAAAAGACAGCAGTTGGGTTTTTACCTGGACCAACTCAACGCCCTTGGCCAAAGCCCTTCCGTCAAAGACCATTTTTTTGAAAAGCTGGCACTTGAGATAAAGGTAAAGCCGAAAAGCAAGTTGTTCTCCAGGGCCTACAACCGTTTGCCTGCCGCTTCCCCCTATTACCAAAAAGATTGGAAGAAAAATTTTGACATTGACCGGTTGCTGAACAGGAGGCTGCCCCGCCCCAAGCCCATGGTTTCCGGGGAGGCGGAAAGGACCATCCGTGTAGTTAAAAACACCATGGCACTCAATGACAGGGAGACCGACCCCGTCACGTACCTTGACCCGTCCACCCTTCGTGCCTATGCATTGGAACGGGGAATTACCATCGTATTGTATGGCATGGTTCCCGGCCGCCAGCTTCCGATGGAATCCTATATAGGCTTTACCCTATTCAGGAACGGACTACCGGCAGCCTATGGTGGCTCCTGGGTGTTTGGGGCACGTGCCACCTTTGGCATAAATATTTTTGAGGGCTTTCGCGGGGGCGAATCCGGGTATATCATGTGCCAACTATTGAGGGTTTACCGGCTGGCGTTTGGGGTTTCCTACTTTGAGATAGAACCGTACCAGTTTGGCCTGGACAACCCGGAAGGGATTGCTTCCGGGGCGTTTTGGTTTTATTACAAATATGGGTTTCGGCCATTGGACAAAACCCTTGCCGCAATGGCCTTGCGCGAATCCAGGAAAATTAAAGCAGGCAAATCCCATAGAACCCCAAAACGCGTCCTCATCCGGTTCACCGAAAGCAACATGGCGTTGAACCTGGGCAGCACCATCCCCGTATCCCTTTCCGCGGTCACGCAAAAAACAACCCGTATGCTCCAAAGGGAGTTTGGGGGTTGCAGGAGTTTGGCGGTTCGGGAGTGCACTGGGGCATTAAAAAACAAGAATGCCCCCACCAGTGGGTTAAACCCCGATGAGCTGACGGCCTATCAGGAGTTGGCGTTGGTATCCCAGGCCATCAAAAAGGCCAAGCCTGTGCCAATCAAACGGTTGGTACTGATGGCCAAAGCCAAACCCGTTGACCCTTACCAATACCAGCGGTTGCTCCTGCGTTTTTTGAACAAATAAGTAGCCAAGGGTTTTGGCCCGTCCTTTTCGTTCACAAGCAGAATCTAGTAATTGGATGTCAGGAAGCGTGGTGCCCTGCGGTGCTTCGTGCCTTGTTCGTAAGCATAGGCCATCTCCAGCAATACCGGCTCGCTCCATGCCCTTCCAAAAAATGAAATCCCTACAGGAAGCCCTTCGATAAACCCCATCGGGACGGTTATGCTGGGGTACCCGGAGCGTGCCGCTGGCGAAGAGCTGCCCAAATGCCCCGAGTCGCCATTGGTCCAGTCCGTCTTCCAGGCCGGTCCACCGGTAGGCGCGATGATCGCATCAAGTTTTTGCCCGTCCATTACCCTGTCCATGCCTTCTTCCCTGCTTCCGCGCAGCATCTTTTCCAGCACCTCCTTATATTCATCGGAGTCCAGGCCGGGCTTTTCCAATGCCATTTCCAAATATTCCTGGCCGTAATGCCCGAGTTCAATGGAATCCGATTTGTTAAAGGCTATCAAACCTTCAAGGTTTTTGATTTTTGCACCCGGCCCCAACGACTTAAAATATTTGTTCAGCCCATCTTTGTATTCAAACAACATTACTTCAAAGGACAACCTGCCCACCTCGCTTGCCGCAATTTCCTTTACTTCGATGACCTCTGCCCCCTGTGCCTTGATGTACTCCACTGCCTCGTTCATTATTTTGTCCACTTTTGGGTTCCTACCCATGGGGGCTGTATAGAATCCTATCCTTTTTCCCTTTAGCCCATCGGCATGCAAGAACTGGGTATAGTCTTTATATTCCTTTCTTTCCCGTACTTGTGTTTTGGCATCATCGGGGTCAATGCCTGCCAATGCACCCAGGCAAATGGCCGCATCCCTTACCGTACGTGCCATGGGGCCTGCCGTATCTTGTGTAAAAGAAATAGGGATAATCCCAGACCTGCCCACCAACCCCACGGTAGGCTTAATGCCCACAATACCATTTGCGGTGGAAGGGCATACAATCGACCCGTTCGTTTCGGTGCCGATGGCCAGCATGGTGAGGTTTGCCGACACGGCCACACCGGAGCCAGCGCTCGACCCACATGGGTTGCGCGTGACGTCATAGGGGTTTTTGGTTTGGCCACCCGCCCCGCTCCAGCCACTCGATGACATGTCGCCCCTGAAGTTGGCCCACTCGCTTAGGTTGGCCTTCCCTATGATCACCGCGCCTGCCTCCCTCAATTTCATAGCCACAAAACTATCCTGCAAGGGGTGTGAGCCGAGGAGTGCACGCGACCCTGCAGTAGTGGCCATTTTATCATGTGTGTCGATGTTGTCTTTTAAAACCACTGGCACACCGTGCAGCGGCCCGCGGGATTTCCCGCTCTTCTGTTCATTGTCCAACTCCCTGGCAATCCCCATCGCATCGGGGTTTACCTGGATGATCGAATTTAATTGTAGCCCCTTCCTGTCGATTGCTTCAATCCTGTCAAGGTAGGCCTGCACTACCTCCTGGATGGTGTATTTGCCCGCAGCGTACCCTTCCTGCAATTGTTGGATGTCAAACTCCTCAAAGCGGAACGTTTCTGTTGATTGGTCAGCGGTGGGGGTGGGTTGACAGGAAACACAAACCCACACCAGTAAAAGGCAAGGAACAACTTTAATCATATCCCTATTAAATTTTAAAGTGTATCGATGGACAATTAGTGCCAAGGGCATTACTTATCGGGCATAATAAGTGCCAGCACAATGTAGGCCAGCACCCCTGTTCCCGCCATCAATACGGCAATAATGAACAATGCCCTCACCAGCGTTGGGTCAACATCAAGATAGTTGGCCAGCCCGCTGCAAACCCCAAATAGTTTCTTTTCCCCTTTTACCAATCGTTTTGCCATAGCCATTTAATTTATATGCCTAAAATCCTTTAACATGGGGTACCGGTTTCAATCCCGAAACCTTATCCATTTACAAAATATTAAATATAGTATTTTTTTTATTGTTGATGGGGCGCCCGCCTTCAAACAAATATGGAATGCCTACCGTTAAAAAAAACAAACAACAGGGAAAAGGTGGCCTTAAAAACAAAAATGAGTACCTTTATCAAAGGCTTGCTTGATGAAGGTGAAGCGTTGTATGCACGGGCCGGAGTGACCCAACACGGGCCTGGCCAATCATTTCATTGTTGCCCCCCAGGCAAATACTGTTGTGGCAGGAACGCAAAAACCAATCCATTAAACCCCAATAAAAAATGAGCCCTCAATATTTCAGCACCATGTCCAGCCAGGGCTACGCCTCCCTTTGGAACAAGTACCGCCCTGCCATCCTGCAACTGATGATTGCCGCTGAGGACGGGCCACAGGAATACAAGTTTTTCAAACACGAGTTCAAGGCATTGAACCCAAAGGAAAAGGCCTATGCATTTGTGCTGGAAGCCCACCAGGGAAAAGCAGTCAACGACATAAAGGGGTCTGCCCCGGCCAAAGACCTATTGGGCATGCTTATGGAATCGCCCAAAGCCTCTGAACTTATGGATGCCCACGTTTTTGAGTTTTCCCTCGACAAACAATTTGTCCTGCACATTGCAAAACGCAACGCCACCGATGAAGGGCAAGGGGCCGTTTCAGAAAATCCTTTAGACGATGACGACAACGGGAATGCCTGAAGGGGCAAGCCGACCCTGGATGGGGACAGGGCCTTTTACAGGGCGTATTGCATGACGGACACCACATGGCACCCGGTGCCCGCCAATACAAAGAGGTGCCAAACAAAGTGGCTGTATTTGACCCGGTGGTCCAGCACAAAGAATAATACCCCTATGGAGTACATAAGGCCGCCCGCCAACAGCCAGGCCAGCCCCCCAACAGGGAGGTTGTCCATCAGGGGCTTTGCTGCCAACACGCCCAACCAACCCATGGCCAGGTAAAGTATTACAGATAGCCTGCCACTTCCAATATTCCGGATGGATTTGGTCACCACCCCTATCGCGGCAAGCGCCCACACTGTTCCGAAAAGGGCCCACCCCATACACCGGGCAGCACCACCAGGGTAAAAGGGGTGTAAGTCCCCGCTATCAGCAAAAAGATGGCACTATGGTCGAAAATGCGAAATATGCGCTTGGTTTTACTATGCGGGAAGGCGTGGTACAACGTGGAGGACAGGTACAACAAGATCATCGTTGCCCCAAAAATGCTTGCCCCGATAATGGGCCCCGCGCCCAGGGGAACGGCCTTGACGATCAACAAAGGGGTAACGGCAATGGCCGCCACTACGCCCAATCCGTGGCTGATGCTGTTGGCTATTTCTTCCCCCTGCGATTGTTTCCGGTCCCCAAGAAAACGCTTGTCCAGTGTCCTGCCCATGTCCATTATCCTTCCCTGTGTTTGATTTTTTTTTGCAAAGGTATTGGAAAAGAAAGGAACGGGGCACAGGCCCACCCAATATTTTATCCGGTTTAATGCCGAAGGTGGGCAAGGTCCGCCCGCCCATTTGTTGGCGCGTTTGTCAATTTTACCATTGATTCTCCCCATTCATATACTAACTTACCCGCCTCACTTTAAACCCCTAAACCCCATGCGGATCATTTTCCTATACTTATTGATTTTCCTGGGTACGGCCTCCTTTGCCCAAAAGGCAGCTTCCCCGGCCAAAAAGGCCCTGGACCATACCGTGTACGACAGTTGGAAGGAGATCACCTATGACGAACTGACCCCCGATGGCAGCCATGCAGCCTTTACCGTAAACCCCCAGGATGGGGACGGCAAAGTCGTGTTCCTCAACCTCAAAACCCATGCGCAGGATTCCGTGCACCGGGCAGAAAACATCACCCTTACCTACGACAGCAAGTATGCTATCTTCAAAATAAAGCCCCAACAAAACCGGGTAAAGGACCTTCGCAGGCAGAAGAAAAAAAAGGAGGAATTACCGAAAGACTCGTTGGGCATTTACTCCTTCCAAGCCCGTAAGGCCGGGAAGGTCGCGAATGTAAAATCATACCGTGTTCCGGAAAAATCCGGTGGATGGCTGGCCTACCAACTGGATGCCAGGAAGGAGGAAAAGGACAAAACGGGAAGCCCGGACACTAACAAGCCGAAGAAAGCGAAGAAGAACAATGATGACAATGGCTATACGCTCGTGGTCCGAAACCTGGCCAACGGCCACGAGGCGTCTTTTGCGTTCGTTACGGATTATCAGTTTGCAAAATATGGGCAAGGGCTGCTCTTCTCCACTACAGGAAACGACTCTACCCTTCATCCGGGGGTATATTGGTACAACCTTGAAACCGAAACGCCAAAGGCATTGTACGAAGGCCATTCAAAATTCAAATACAAAGGCCTTTCCATCAACGAAGGGGGCGACCAATCTGCCTTTCTGGTGGATGCCGATACCACAAAAGCGCTGATCCACCACTACCGGCTTTATCATTGGAAAAAGGGTGATGCCACATCACGCCTGCTTAACGTAGAAGCCGATGCCCACTTTCCCAAGGGCTGGTTGGTAAGCGAAAACCATACCCCGCTCTTTTCAAAAAACGGGGATAGGCTTTTTTTGGGCACCGCCCCAATACCGGTAGTGCAGGACACCACTTTGCTCCCCGAGGAAATCGTAAAGGTGGAAGTCTGGAACACCGAAGACCCTTACATCTACCCCATGCAAAACGTTCAGTTGGAATCCGAAAAGAAACGCTCCTACCTGGCGGCCATAGACCTGGGCACTGGCGGGTTTGCCCAGTTGGGGACCGAAGACATCCCCACGGTAGTCACCGGTGACGAAGGCAACGCCAAGGTGCTGCTGGGAAAGACCAATGTGCCCTACCGCAAGGCCATCACCTGGGAGGGCAACGTGGCCCAGGACCTCTACGTCTTCCACCTGCCGGAGGGCACCAAAAAGAAAGTGGCGACAGCAGTCAAGGGGCAGGCCGACCTCTCCCCCAAGGCCAACTATGTGTATTGGTATAGCGATCCGGACACGGCCTGGTTTTCCTATTCGGTAAAAACGGAAAAGACGGCCAACCTGACCGGAGGGCTGGACGTAACTTTTGCCGATGAGTTGGATGACCATCCCGACTACCCGGGACAGTATGGTGCGGCCGGTTGGACGGCCAATGACGAACTATTTATCGCCTACGACCGCTACGACCTATGGGCCCTTGACCCGGAAAACAAAAAGGCACCGGTGAACCTGACAAAAATCGGCCGGCAGCAAAAGGTGGTGTTCCGCTATGTGAAATTGGACCCTGAGGAACGATCCATTGATCCTGGCAAAGACCTGCTGCTTTCCGCTTTTGATGAAACCACCAAGGCATCCGGCTACTACACCCTTTCCTTAAAAAACGGCAAATTGACCAAGAGGATAATGGAAGATTACCGCTTCGAGGATGTGAAGAAAGCCAGGCAGGCCGATCAACTGTTGTTTACGCGCCAGTCCTTCCGGGAATTCCCCGACCTTTGGACGACCTCCGGCCTAAGGTTTTCAGGTACCCAAAAAATCAGCGATGCCAACCCCCAGATGAAAAACTATTTTTGGGGTAATGTGGAATTGGTAAAATGGAATTCTTTGGACAACATTCCACTGGAAGGGTTGTTGTACAAGCCCGAAGGGTTTGACCCTAATAAGAAGTACCCCATGATCGTTTACTTCTATGAAAGGAACAGCGACAACCTTCACGATTACACCCCACCTACCCCACTGCGGTCAACCATCAACAGGACCACCTACGTAAGCGATGGCTATCTCGTATTCGTGCCCGATATTGTTTACAAAATCGGGTTTCCCGGGGAAAGTGCCTTCAACTGCATTATGTCGGGCGTCAACAGCCTGATCGACAAAGGTTTTGTGGACGAAAAAAACATTGGGGTACAGGGCCACAGCTGGGGAGGCTACCAAACGGCCTACCTGGTAACGCGCACCAACCTTTTCAAAGCGGCAGAGGCCGGGGCCATCGTTTCCAATATGACAAGTGCCTATGGTGGCATACGATGGGGCAGTGGGATGAGCCGCATGTTCCAATACGAAAGGACACAAAGCCGCATTGGCGGCACGCTGTGGGAAAAGCCCCTTTTGTACATCGAAAACTCCCCCTTGTTTTTTGCCGACAAGATAGAAACCCCGTTGTTGCTTTTGCACAACGATGCCGATACCGCTGTGCCCTGGTACCAGGGGATAGAAATGTACATGGCCTTGCGCAGGCTCGGCAAGCCTGCCTGGATGCTCAATTACAATGGCGAGCCACACTGGCCGGTAAAGCGTGAAAACAGGATGGACTTCCAGGTCCGCATGAAGCAGTTCTTTGACCATTATTTAAAAGGCGCACAGGAGCCCACCTGGATGAAAGACGGCATACCCGCCATTGAAAAAGGCATAAAAACCGGCTATTGACGCTTGGTGTGGCCAAGCACAGGAAACCCATAGGGCTCGCAATGTTGGCCGGCATTAAGTATATTAGTTGTCCAATTTTACATTGCCCTGAAACCGCCATGTAAAAGACATTGGGCCGAACGGCATGATAATAACTGGCGGTTACATACGGTCATTAAAAAAATTATTTAAAAACATGAAAAAAATACTTGTCCTGTTGTCCCTTCTCGCCTACCAGGCCAGTGCGCAGCTCAATATCGGCTACCAGCGCCCGGTGGAAGAAATAGCCAGCTTGCTGGAAGCCCCTTTGACCCCATCAGTCGATTTTTCCCCCGACCACCGTTGGATGGTGCTGCTCGACCGGTCGGATTACCCCACTATTGAAGAGTTGTCGCGCCCCGAGCTTCGCATTGCAGGGCTTAGGATCAATCCCGAAAATTTTGGCAGAAGCCGTGGGGCCTATCACATTGGGTTGAAACTAAAGTCTTTGGCGGACAATAAAGACTATGAAATATCCGGGCTGCCCGATCCCCTGAGGATAAGCGATTATGAATTTTCGCCCGACAGCAAGAGGCTGGCCTTTCTGCAAAACTACAGTGACCGGATAGAATTGTGGGCAGTGGATATGGACGCCAGAAAGGCGTCAAAAATAACAGACCGCAAAATCAACAACGTGTTTACCGGTTCGTTCCGGTGGGTGCCCGGGTCCGGGGAAATCCTGTTCACGGCAGTGCCGGCCAACCTGAAACCAATGCCCGCCAAGTCGCGCGTGCCTACCGGTCCCGTGGTGGAAGAAAACATGGGAAAAGAAGCCCCTTCACGCACGTACCAGGATTTACTGGACAATCCTTATGACGAAGACTTGTTCGACCACTACGGTTCTTCCGAAATCATCCTCAAGAAAATCGGTGGGGAAGAAAAAACCATAGGCCCAATGGCTTTGTACCTATCGGCCGACCCCTCCCCAGACGGGAAAATGATATTGGCCGAAAGCCTTCATAGGCCTTATTCCTACCTGGTGCCCTATTACCGGTTTCCCCAAAAGGTCTCCATCATTGGCCTTGATGGGAAGGTCATAAAAAATATTGCCAACATTCCGTTGGCCGATAATATCCCGAATGGATTTAACGCCACGCAGGCCGGGCCGCGCGGCCATGGATGGAGGCGTGACCAGCCTGCCACCATTTATTGGGTG
Coding sequences within:
- a CDS encoding amidase; this encodes MIKVVPCLLLVWVCVSCQPTPTADQSTETFRFEEFDIQQLQEGYAAGKYTIQEVVQAYLDRIEAIDRKGLQLNSIIQVNPDAMGIARELDNEQKSGKSRGPLHGVPVVLKDNIDTHDKMATTAGSRALLGSHPLQDSFVAMKLREAGAVIIGKANLSEWANFRGDMSSSGWSGAGGQTKNPYDVTRNPCGSSAGSGVAVSANLTMLAIGTETNGSIVCPSTANGIVGIKPTVGLVGRSGIIPISFTQDTAGPMARTVRDAAICLGALAGIDPDDAKTQVRERKEYKDYTQFLHADGLKGKRIGFYTAPMGRNPKVDKIMNEAVEYIKAQGAEVIEVKEIAASEVGRLSFEVMLFEYKDGLNKYFKSLGPGAKIKNLEGLIAFNKSDSIELGHYGQEYLEMALEKPGLDSDEYKEVLEKMLRGSREEGMDRVMDGQKLDAIIAPTGGPAWKTDWTNGDSGHLGSSSPAARSGYPSITVPMGFIEGLPVGISFFGRAWSEPVLLEMAYAYEQGTKHRRAPRFLTSNY
- a CDS encoding PspC domain-containing protein; the protein is MAKRLVKGEKKLFGVCSGLANYLDVDPTLVRALFIIAVLMAGTGVLAYIVLALIMPDK
- a CDS encoding S9 family peptidase; protein product: MRIIFLYLLIFLGTASFAQKAASPAKKALDHTVYDSWKEITYDELTPDGSHAAFTVNPQDGDGKVVFLNLKTHAQDSVHRAENITLTYDSKYAIFKIKPQQNRVKDLRRQKKKKEELPKDSLGIYSFQARKAGKVANVKSYRVPEKSGGWLAYQLDARKEEKDKTGSPDTNKPKKAKKNNDDNGYTLVVRNLANGHEASFAFVTDYQFAKYGQGLLFSTTGNDSTLHPGVYWYNLETETPKALYEGHSKFKYKGLSINEGGDQSAFLVDADTTKALIHHYRLYHWKKGDATSRLLNVEADAHFPKGWLVSENHTPLFSKNGDRLFLGTAPIPVVQDTTLLPEEIVKVEVWNTEDPYIYPMQNVQLESEKKRSYLAAIDLGTGGFAQLGTEDIPTVVTGDEGNAKVLLGKTNVPYRKAITWEGNVAQDLYVFHLPEGTKKKVATAVKGQADLSPKANYVYWYSDPDTAWFSYSVKTEKTANLTGGLDVTFADELDDHPDYPGQYGAAGWTANDELFIAYDRYDLWALDPENKKAPVNLTKIGRQQKVVFRYVKLDPEERSIDPGKDLLLSAFDETTKASGYYTLSLKNGKLTKRIMEDYRFEDVKKARQADQLLFTRQSFREFPDLWTTSGLRFSGTQKISDANPQMKNYFWGNVELVKWNSLDNIPLEGLLYKPEGFDPNKKYPMIVYFYERNSDNLHDYTPPTPLRSTINRTTYVSDGYLVFVPDIVYKIGFPGESAFNCIMSGVNSLIDKGFVDEKNIGVQGHSWGGYQTAYLVTRTNLFKAAEAGAIVSNMTSAYGGIRWGSGMSRMFQYERTQSRIGGTLWEKPLLYIENSPLFFADKIETPLLLLHNDADTAVPWYQGIEMYMALRRLGKPAWMLNYNGEPHWPVKRENRMDFQVRMKQFFDHYLKGAQEPTWMKDGIPAIEKGIKTGY